The following are encoded together in the Montipora capricornis isolate CH-2021 chromosome 5, ASM3666992v2, whole genome shotgun sequence genome:
- the LOC138049508 gene encoding 2-oxoglutarate and iron-dependent oxygenase JMJD4-like isoform X4: protein MHENVGHSIAPVANCGQAKYNSQVKQDMSVAEFCDYWMDSCQSETNKTEILYLKDWHFCKAFPRYKVYETPIYFKSDWLNEFWDQRMDVTDDYRFVYMGPKGSWTPFHADVFRSYSWSANICGCKKWLLYPPGQEKYLTDRLGNLAYDILSDDMTDQVQFPDFEKASKPITVIQREGEVIFVPSGWHHQVWNLEDTISINHNWTNACGIFKMWEHIQSELKKVQQSIEDCKDMENWQQQCQMILRASCGINYEEFVDFLHVIASRRICALAQRNVVFSQRDTDDEKSGLVLARPDFESFVFQDWKKSVEIRDGQEHRTWIEYCRYDLHKIKECLVCVKDDQSFIDLQNVDLQSRVHKLLHDIDMASPNK, encoded by the exons ATGCATGAGAATGTAG GTCACTCCATTGCACCTGTTGCAAACTGTGGTCAAGCTAAATACAACAGTCAAGTGAAACAGGATATGTCTGTGGCAGAATTCTGTGATTATTGGATGGACAGTTGTCAAA GTGAAACGAACAAGACTGAGATTCTGTACCTCAAAGACTGGCATTTTTGTAA ggcATTTCCTCGTTACAAGGTGTATGAAAcgccaatttattttaaatctgACTGGCTTAATGAGTTCTGGGATCAGCGTATGGATGTCACAGATGATTACCGTTTTGTCTACATGGGCCCAAAAGGAAGCTG gaCCCCTTTCCATGCAGATGTTTTCAG gTCATACAGTTGGTCTGCAAACATTTGTGGCTGCAAGAAATGGCTTCTTTATCCCCCTGGTCAGGAGAAATATTTGACTGACAGGCTAGGTAACCTGGCATATGATATACTATCAGATGACATGACCGACCAAGTGCAATTTCCAGACTTTGAAAAAGCATCAAAACCAATCACTGTTATACAGAGAGAGGGGGAAGTCATTTTTGTCCCAAG TGGCTGGCACCATCAAGTGTGGAATTTG GAGGACACAATTTCTATAAATCATAACTGGACCAACGCTTGTGGGATTTTCAAGATGTGGGAACACATACAGAGCGAATTAAAAAAG GTACAACAGAGTATAGAAGATTGTAAAGACATGGAGAACTGGCAACAACAATGTCAG ATGATTTTGAGAGCAAGTTGTGGAATAAACTACGAAGAATTTGTCGACTTTCTTCATGTTATAGCAAGCCGACGCATTTGCGCTTTGGCACAAAGAAACGTGGTTTTCAGCCAACGAGATACCGACGATGAAAAGAGTGGCCTCGTCTTGGCGAGACCAGATTTTGAAAGTTTCGTATTCCAAGACTGGAAAAAGTCAGTGGAGATTCGGGACGGACAAGAACATAGAACATGGATAGAGTATTGCAGATACGATCTCCACAAGATTAAAGAGTGCCTCGTTTGTGTGAAGGACGACCAATCCTTTATTGATTTGCAAAATGTCGATCTTCAGTCAAGAGTTCACAAACTTTTGCATGATATTGACATGGCGAGCCCAAACAAATGA
- the LOC138049508 gene encoding 2-oxoglutarate and iron-dependent oxygenase JMJD4-like isoform X2, giving the protein MDDVERVGAITYEDFFRDYLEANQLCVFSTEVTEHWRSRKEWVMNGRPYLEILSNQFGHSIAPVANCGQAKYNSQVKQDMSVAEFCDYWMDSCQSETNKTEILYLKDWHFCKAFPRYKVYETPIYFKSDWLNEFWDQRMDVTDDYRFVYMGPKGSWSYSWSANICGCKKWLLYPPGQEKYLTDRLGNLAYDILSDDMTDQVQFPDFEKASKPITVIQREGEVIFVPSGWHHQVWNLEDTISINHNWTNACGIFKMWEHIQSELKKVQQSIEDCKDMENWQQQCQMILRASCGINYEEFVDFLHVIASRRICALAQRNVVFSQRDTDDEKSGLVLARPDFESFVFQDWKKSVEIRDGQEHRTWIEYCRYDLHKIKECLVCVKDDQSFIDLQNVDLQSRVHKLLHDIDMASPNK; this is encoded by the exons ATGGATGACGTAGAGCGTGTGGGTGCTATCACGTACGAAGATTTCTTCAGGGACTACCTTGAGGCAAATCAATTGTGCGTGTTTTCCACTGAGGTCACCGAACATTGGCGAAGTCGAAAGGAGTGGGTGATGAATGGAAGGCCTTATTTGGAAATCTTGTCAAATCAATTCG GTCACTCCATTGCACCTGTTGCAAACTGTGGTCAAGCTAAATACAACAGTCAAGTGAAACAGGATATGTCTGTGGCAGAATTCTGTGATTATTGGATGGACAGTTGTCAAA GTGAAACGAACAAGACTGAGATTCTGTACCTCAAAGACTGGCATTTTTGTAA ggcATTTCCTCGTTACAAGGTGTATGAAAcgccaatttattttaaatctgACTGGCTTAATGAGTTCTGGGATCAGCGTATGGATGTCACAGATGATTACCGTTTTGTCTACATGGGCCCAAAAGGAAGCTG gTCATACAGTTGGTCTGCAAACATTTGTGGCTGCAAGAAATGGCTTCTTTATCCCCCTGGTCAGGAGAAATATTTGACTGACAGGCTAGGTAACCTGGCATATGATATACTATCAGATGACATGACCGACCAAGTGCAATTTCCAGACTTTGAAAAAGCATCAAAACCAATCACTGTTATACAGAGAGAGGGGGAAGTCATTTTTGTCCCAAG TGGCTGGCACCATCAAGTGTGGAATTTG GAGGACACAATTTCTATAAATCATAACTGGACCAACGCTTGTGGGATTTTCAAGATGTGGGAACACATACAGAGCGAATTAAAAAAG GTACAACAGAGTATAGAAGATTGTAAAGACATGGAGAACTGGCAACAACAATGTCAG ATGATTTTGAGAGCAAGTTGTGGAATAAACTACGAAGAATTTGTCGACTTTCTTCATGTTATAGCAAGCCGACGCATTTGCGCTTTGGCACAAAGAAACGTGGTTTTCAGCCAACGAGATACCGACGATGAAAAGAGTGGCCTCGTCTTGGCGAGACCAGATTTTGAAAGTTTCGTATTCCAAGACTGGAAAAAGTCAGTGGAGATTCGGGACGGACAAGAACATAGAACATGGATAGAGTATTGCAGATACGATCTCCACAAGATTAAAGAGTGCCTCGTTTGTGTGAAGGACGACCAATCCTTTATTGATTTGCAAAATGTCGATCTTCAGTCAAGAGTTCACAAACTTTTGCATGATATTGACATGGCGAGCCCAAACAAATGA
- the LOC138049508 gene encoding 2-oxoglutarate and iron-dependent oxygenase JMJD4-like isoform X3, with product MDDVERVGAITYEDFFRDYLEANQLCVFSTEVTEHWRSRKEWVMNGRPYLEILSNQFGETNKTEILYLKDWHFCKAFPRYKVYETPIYFKSDWLNEFWDQRMDVTDDYRFVYMGPKGSWTPFHADVFRSYSWSANICGCKKWLLYPPGQEKYLTDRLGNLAYDILSDDMTDQVQFPDFEKASKPITVIQREGEVIFVPSGWHHQVWNLEDTISINHNWTNACGIFKMWEHIQSELKKVQQSIEDCKDMENWQQQCQMILRASCGINYEEFVDFLHVIASRRICALAQRNVVFSQRDTDDEKSGLVLARPDFESFVFQDWKKSVEIRDGQEHRTWIEYCRYDLHKIKECLVCVKDDQSFIDLQNVDLQSRVHKLLHDIDMASPNK from the exons ATGGATGACGTAGAGCGTGTGGGTGCTATCACGTACGAAGATTTCTTCAGGGACTACCTTGAGGCAAATCAATTGTGCGTGTTTTCCACTGAGGTCACCGAACATTGGCGAAGTCGAAAGGAGTGGGTGATGAATGGAAGGCCTTATTTGGAAATCTTGTCAAATCAATTCG GTGAAACGAACAAGACTGAGATTCTGTACCTCAAAGACTGGCATTTTTGTAA ggcATTTCCTCGTTACAAGGTGTATGAAAcgccaatttattttaaatctgACTGGCTTAATGAGTTCTGGGATCAGCGTATGGATGTCACAGATGATTACCGTTTTGTCTACATGGGCCCAAAAGGAAGCTG gaCCCCTTTCCATGCAGATGTTTTCAG gTCATACAGTTGGTCTGCAAACATTTGTGGCTGCAAGAAATGGCTTCTTTATCCCCCTGGTCAGGAGAAATATTTGACTGACAGGCTAGGTAACCTGGCATATGATATACTATCAGATGACATGACCGACCAAGTGCAATTTCCAGACTTTGAAAAAGCATCAAAACCAATCACTGTTATACAGAGAGAGGGGGAAGTCATTTTTGTCCCAAG TGGCTGGCACCATCAAGTGTGGAATTTG GAGGACACAATTTCTATAAATCATAACTGGACCAACGCTTGTGGGATTTTCAAGATGTGGGAACACATACAGAGCGAATTAAAAAAG GTACAACAGAGTATAGAAGATTGTAAAGACATGGAGAACTGGCAACAACAATGTCAG ATGATTTTGAGAGCAAGTTGTGGAATAAACTACGAAGAATTTGTCGACTTTCTTCATGTTATAGCAAGCCGACGCATTTGCGCTTTGGCACAAAGAAACGTGGTTTTCAGCCAACGAGATACCGACGATGAAAAGAGTGGCCTCGTCTTGGCGAGACCAGATTTTGAAAGTTTCGTATTCCAAGACTGGAAAAAGTCAGTGGAGATTCGGGACGGACAAGAACATAGAACATGGATAGAGTATTGCAGATACGATCTCCACAAGATTAAAGAGTGCCTCGTTTGTGTGAAGGACGACCAATCCTTTATTGATTTGCAAAATGTCGATCTTCAGTCAAGAGTTCACAAACTTTTGCATGATATTGACATGGCGAGCCCAAACAAATGA
- the LOC138049508 gene encoding 2-oxoglutarate and iron-dependent oxygenase JMJD4-like isoform X1 has translation MDDVERVGAITYEDFFRDYLEANQLCVFSTEVTEHWRSRKEWVMNGRPYLEILSNQFGHSIAPVANCGQAKYNSQVKQDMSVAEFCDYWMDSCQSETNKTEILYLKDWHFCKAFPRYKVYETPIYFKSDWLNEFWDQRMDVTDDYRFVYMGPKGSWTPFHADVFRSYSWSANICGCKKWLLYPPGQEKYLTDRLGNLAYDILSDDMTDQVQFPDFEKASKPITVIQREGEVIFVPSGWHHQVWNLEDTISINHNWTNACGIFKMWEHIQSELKKVQQSIEDCKDMENWQQQCQMILRASCGINYEEFVDFLHVIASRRICALAQRNVVFSQRDTDDEKSGLVLARPDFESFVFQDWKKSVEIRDGQEHRTWIEYCRYDLHKIKECLVCVKDDQSFIDLQNVDLQSRVHKLLHDIDMASPNK, from the exons ATGGATGACGTAGAGCGTGTGGGTGCTATCACGTACGAAGATTTCTTCAGGGACTACCTTGAGGCAAATCAATTGTGCGTGTTTTCCACTGAGGTCACCGAACATTGGCGAAGTCGAAAGGAGTGGGTGATGAATGGAAGGCCTTATTTGGAAATCTTGTCAAATCAATTCG GTCACTCCATTGCACCTGTTGCAAACTGTGGTCAAGCTAAATACAACAGTCAAGTGAAACAGGATATGTCTGTGGCAGAATTCTGTGATTATTGGATGGACAGTTGTCAAA GTGAAACGAACAAGACTGAGATTCTGTACCTCAAAGACTGGCATTTTTGTAA ggcATTTCCTCGTTACAAGGTGTATGAAAcgccaatttattttaaatctgACTGGCTTAATGAGTTCTGGGATCAGCGTATGGATGTCACAGATGATTACCGTTTTGTCTACATGGGCCCAAAAGGAAGCTG gaCCCCTTTCCATGCAGATGTTTTCAG gTCATACAGTTGGTCTGCAAACATTTGTGGCTGCAAGAAATGGCTTCTTTATCCCCCTGGTCAGGAGAAATATTTGACTGACAGGCTAGGTAACCTGGCATATGATATACTATCAGATGACATGACCGACCAAGTGCAATTTCCAGACTTTGAAAAAGCATCAAAACCAATCACTGTTATACAGAGAGAGGGGGAAGTCATTTTTGTCCCAAG TGGCTGGCACCATCAAGTGTGGAATTTG GAGGACACAATTTCTATAAATCATAACTGGACCAACGCTTGTGGGATTTTCAAGATGTGGGAACACATACAGAGCGAATTAAAAAAG GTACAACAGAGTATAGAAGATTGTAAAGACATGGAGAACTGGCAACAACAATGTCAG ATGATTTTGAGAGCAAGTTGTGGAATAAACTACGAAGAATTTGTCGACTTTCTTCATGTTATAGCAAGCCGACGCATTTGCGCTTTGGCACAAAGAAACGTGGTTTTCAGCCAACGAGATACCGACGATGAAAAGAGTGGCCTCGTCTTGGCGAGACCAGATTTTGAAAGTTTCGTATTCCAAGACTGGAAAAAGTCAGTGGAGATTCGGGACGGACAAGAACATAGAACATGGATAGAGTATTGCAGATACGATCTCCACAAGATTAAAGAGTGCCTCGTTTGTGTGAAGGACGACCAATCCTTTATTGATTTGCAAAATGTCGATCTTCAGTCAAGAGTTCACAAACTTTTGCATGATATTGACATGGCGAGCCCAAACAAATGA